The Daucus carota subsp. sativus chromosome 9, DH1 v3.0, whole genome shotgun sequence genome window below encodes:
- the LOC108201752 gene encoding uncharacterized protein At5g39865, with amino-acid sequence MSGFRENFLKSSLFNRSLTINSSANEYSKNPSSNSSFDRSGSMRKPSNSFETVKGKVLGIRNLFESRKHSKPSETEPPDSSHKSVLSDSRVSFKDDFSISLPGDKVVVYFTSLRGIRRTFEDCYSVRMILRGFRINVDERDISMDSAYRNELEKIMGRKNVSLPQVFIKGKHIGGAEIVKQLNETGELRKYLKGLSTREPGFVCYSCGDVRFIPCVTCDGSRKIFDEDADMLKRCDECNENGLIRCPTCCD; translated from the coding sequence ATGTCCGGGTTTCGTGAGAATTTCCTGAAATCATCGCTCTTTAACCGATCTTTAACCATTAATTCGTCGGCCAATGAGTATTCCAAGAACCCCAGTAGTAATTCATCGTTTGATCGAAGTGGGTCGATGAGAAAACCGTCTAATTCTTTCGAAACGGTGAAAGGGAAGGTCTTGGGTATTCGCAATTTATTCGAGTCGAGAAAACATTCGAAACCATCGGAGACCGAGCCTCCGGATAGTAGCCACAAATCGGTGTTATCGGATTCTAGGGTTTCTTTTAAGGATGATTTTTCAATTAGTTTGCCGGGTGATAAAGTCGTTGTTTATTTCACCAGTTTACGGGGAATTCGAAGGACTTTTGAGGATTGTTATTCTGTGAGAATGATTTTACGGGGCTTTCGGATTAATGTGGACGAGAGAGATATTTCCATGGACTCGGCCTATAGAAATGAATTGGAAAAGATCATGGGACGAAAAAATGTTAGTTTGCCTCAGGTTTTTATAAAGGGAAAGCACATTGGTGGCGCGGAAATTGTTAAGCAATTGAACGAGACAGGGGAATTGAGGAAGTATCTTAAGGGGTTGTCGACCAGGGAACCGGGGTTTGTTTGTTATTCATGTGGAGATGTTAGGTTTATACCGTGTGTAACTTGTGATGGGAGTAGGAAGATATTCGATGAGGATGCGGATATGTTGAAGAGGTGTGATGAATGTAATGAGAACGGGTTGATTCGTTGCCCGACTTGTTGTGATTGA